The Eurosta solidaginis isolate ZX-2024a chromosome 4, ASM4086904v1, whole genome shotgun sequence genome includes a window with the following:
- the LOC137250938 gene encoding cytochrome P450 4g1-like: MSAATATVQETLTQASASGGLGALWTSLIGVVLAAALYEYWRRSSREYRLAKNIPTPPEIPILGNAHLVLGLSNAEIVARGNQFLEKYGETLRATLGHVLVVFLTNPSDIEIILSSNNHLEKAEEYRYFKPWFGDGLLISKGNHWRHHRKMIAPTFHQSILKSFIPTFVQHSKNVVERMSKELGKEFDIHDYMSQTTVEILLTTAMGVKKIPDGNKSFEYAKAVVDMCDIIHKRQVKMMYRLDSIYNLTKMRKKGDKMMDIILGMTKRVVMDRKANYNAEGNAIVDDIDESAKKAAAAKKVSGLRDDLDDIDENDVGAKRRLALLDAMVEMSKNPEIEWNEKDIMDEVNTIMFEGHDTTSAGSSFALCMMGMHKDVQEKVYAEQKAIFGDNMLRDCTFNDTMEMKYLERVIMETLRMYPPVPLIARRVDSDVKLASGPYVVPKGTTVVVLQYRVHRRPDIYPNPDKFDPDNFLPERAANRHYYSFIPFSAGPRSCVGRKYAMLKLKVLLSTIIRNYTVHSNETEADWKLQADIILKLENGFNVVLEKRQPVKV; the protein is encoded by the exons ATGTCAGCTGCTACAGCTACAGTGCAAGAGACACTTACGCAGGCTTCGGCCAGCGGTGGATTAGGTGCTTTGTGGACATCGTTGATAGGTGTGGTATTGGCTGCCGCCTTGTATGAGTACTGGCGTCGGAGCTCACGCGAATATCGCTTGGCTAAAAATATACCCACACCACCCGAAATACCAATTTTGGGTAATGCACATTTGGTGTTGGGATTATCAAATGCTG AAATTGTGGCAAGGGGCAATCAGTTCTTAGAGAAGTATGGCGAAACTTTACGTGCTACGCTCGGGCATGTACTTGTCGTATTTCTAACCAATCCCAGTGACATCGAAATCATTTTGAGCAGCAACAATCACTTGGAGAAAGCAGAAGAATATCGTTATTTCAAGCCTTGGTTCGGTGATGGTCTATTGATTAGCAAAGGTAATCACTGGCGTCATCATCGCAAAATGATTGCTCCCACATTCCATCAGAGCATTCTCAAAAGTTTCATACCGACTTTCGTGCAACACTCGAAAAATGTTGTGGAACGTATGTCAAAGGAATTAGGCAAAGAATTCGATATCCATGATTATATGTCGCAGACCACTGTCGAGATTTTACTCACCACAGCTATGGGTGTTAAGAAGATCCCCGATGGGAATAAGAGCTTCGAATATGCCAAGGCTGTAGTCGATATGTGTGACATTATTCATAAACGTCAAGTAAAAATGATGTATCGTTTGGACTCTATTTATAATTTGACTAAAATGCGTAAGAAGGGCGATAAAATGATGGATATCATTTTGGGCATGACCAAACGTGTTGTGATGGATCGTAAGGCTAATTATAATGCTGAAGGTAATGCCATTGTTGATGATATTGATGAATCTGCAAAGAAAGCGGCGGCGGCTAAGAAAGTAAGTGGATTGCGCGACGATTTGGATGATATCGATGAGAATGATGTGGGCGCTAAACGTCGTTTGGCTTTGTTGGACGCTATGGTGGAAATGTCAAAGAATCCCGAAATCGAATGGAATGAGAAAGATATCATGGATGAGGTCAATACTATTATGTTTGAG GGTCACGATACAACCTCAGCTGGTTCCAGTTTCGCGCTCTGCATGATGGGCATGCACAAAGATGTACAAGAGAAAGTCTATGCCGAACAGAAGGCTATCTTTGGTGATAATATGTTACGCGATTGTACCTTCAACGATACCATGGAAATGAAATATTTAGAGCGCGTCATTATGGAAACCTTACGTATGTATCCACCAGTGCCATTGATTGCGCGTCGTGTTGATAGCGATGTTAAGTTGGCATCGGGTCCATATGTAGTACCTAAAGGCACCACCGTGGTTGTGCTGCAATATCGTGTACATCGTCGCCCTGACATATATCCTAACCCCGATAAATTCGATCCCGACAATTTCTTACCCGAACGTGCTGCCAATCGTCATTATTACAGTTTCATTCCGTTCAGCGCTGGTCCACGCAGCTGTGTCGGTCGTAAATATGCCATGTTGAAACTGAAAGTGTTACTCTCAACTATCATTCGTAATTATACCGTGCACTCGAATGAGACCGAGGCTGACTGGAAATTGCAGGCTGATATTATTTTGAAATTGGAAAATGGTTTCAATGTGGTGCTGGAGAAACGTCAGCCAGTGAAGGTGTAa